One part of the Ornithorhynchus anatinus isolate Pmale09 chromosome 21, mOrnAna1.pri.v4, whole genome shotgun sequence genome encodes these proteins:
- the LOC114806164 gene encoding elongin BC and Polycomb repressive complex 2-associated protein, translated as MEAGPLTPPEPGLFPPGHAGPPGTGPGRGGPRSVEGRGLCPKGHEWKNEVRSPGRPRSGAHLEAPTETDRLGPPAGGAAETRRAAGEGARGLPASRPGPTAPEGPGGRPTSGRPGPGRGNAIPDGPGGRERGRSGVHRSPAGRTVPGGVCPAPGPAPPESRGRVTPPPRPPPPRLGGRAAERRPAPRVFGPGPTREPPANPGLPLPSRRGPRSVPPSRRRTPPLPRPPSPGPPAAARRPARLPASQPGEPDAGPRRRSGGPRSGRPRAGGRGRRSRNFQERRRFQEGRGQPEKRGAPAPEAATGRGAGRGRAHTQGTPPPAPRPATTPHAPASRPGAASERTAAPGARGGRTEDER; from the exons ATGGAGGCCGGTCCTCTGacgccccccgagcccgggctcttcccgccgggcCACGCCGGTCCTCCCGGCaccggaccgggccgggggggcccccGGTCGGTGGAGGGCCGGGGAC TTTGCCCGAAAGGCCACGAGTGGAAAAATGAAGTCAGGAGCCCCGGCCGGCCGCGGAGCGGGGCGCACCTGGAGGCCCCGACCGAGACCGACCGCCTCGGACCCCCGGCGGGGGGCGCGGCCGAGACCCGCCgggccgcgggggagggggcccgggggctccCCGCTTCCCGGCCGGGACCCACGGCTCCAGAGGGCCCGGGCGGACGGCCGACCTccggccgcccggggccggggcgcgggAATGCGATCCCCGACGGTCCCGGGGGCCGGGAGCGCGGGAGATCCGGGGTCCACCGGTCCCCCGCCGGACGAACCGTTCCCGGCGGGGTCTGTCCCGCTCCGGGCCCGGCTCCCCCAGAGTCCCGTGGGAGGgtgacaccccctccccgccccccccccccccggctcggtGGTCGGGCCGCCGAGAGGAGGCCCGCGCCTCGGGTTTTCGGCCCCGGCCCGACGCGAGAGCCCCCGGCTAACCCGGGCCTACCCTTGCCCTCCCGGCGCGGGCCCCGGTCCGTCCCACCTTCCCGCCGGAGAACGCCGCCGctcccccggccgccctccccgggcccccccgcggCCGCACGACGACCCGCCCGCCTCCCGGCCTCGCAACCCGGCGAGCCGGACGCCGGTCCGAGGCGGCGGAGCGGCGGCCCCCGCTCTGgccggccgcgggccggggggaggggtcggCGCTCGCGGAACTTCCAGGAGCGACGCAGGTTTCAGGAGGGACGCGGACAGCCGGAGAAGCGGGGCGCCCCGGCCCCGGAGGCCGCAACCGGcaggggtgcggggcgggggagggcccaCACCCAAgggaccccaccccccgccccccgccccgcgacgACGCCGCacgccccggcctcccggccgggGGCCGCCTCGGAGCGGACCGCCGCCCCGGGTGCTCGGGGCGGCCGGACCGAGGACGAGAGGTAG